A single genomic interval of Xiphophorus couchianus chromosome 2, X_couchianus-1.0, whole genome shotgun sequence harbors:
- the aagab gene encoding alpha- and gamma-adaptin-binding protein p34 — MSSAEENTEMILPCVLVTSTDSEFKEEELIKQILNSKTLPQPTKQEETVVWYPWTINNKYYMADVQLCVVPSTYKMSAEIAQSMQAFIAYFDSKVKDGLEKLNPWIPVVEDLSPEVLILVCDRVCENGVTRHEAQQWCLSHAFELVELNPQELPDEDDDFPESTGVKRIIQALNANVWSSVEMKDGHNQGFGLMSSLVASRHNNPRHSQDPPSSSLPAEGTHTNEEANHTDNSVNSDTQEGSVVDAMTDLDIQELANLTAGDADADNFERLFTKLKEMKDKASSLPHEQRKVHAEKVAKAFWMAIGGEEDEIDGLSSGEDS, encoded by the exons ATGTCATCGGCAGAAGAAAACACTGAGATGATTCTGCCATGTGTGCTTGTCACTAGCACTGACAGTGAATTTAAAGAAGAAGAGCTGATAAAAC aAATACTCAATTCAAAGACTTTGCCTCAGCCAACTAAGCAAGAGGAAACTGTTGTTTGGTATCCTTGGACTATCAATAACAAATATTATATGGCTGATGTGCAGTTGTGTGTTGTACCAAGCACGTATAAAATGTCTGCAGAGATTGCCCAGTCCATGCAGGCTTTCATTGCTTACTTTGACAGCAAAGTG AAGGATGGGCTGGAAAAGCTAAACCCCTGGATTCCTGTGGTGGAAGATCTCAGCCCAGAGGTGCTTATTCTTGTGTGCGACAGAGTCTGTGAAAACG GTGTCACTAGGCATGAAGCACAACAGTGGTGTTTGTCCCATGCATTTGAGCTTGTGGAGCTCAATCCACAGGAGCTACCAGATGAGGATG aTGACTTTCCAGAGTCCACAGGAGTAAAGAGAATTATTCAGGCACTTAATGCTAATGTGTGGTCCAGTGTGGAGATGAAGGATG GGCACAATCAGGGTTTTGGCCTAATGAGTAGCTTGGTTGCTTCCAGGCATAACAACCCACGCCACAGCCAAGATCCACCG TCCTCCAGCTTGCCAGCAGAGGGCACACACACCAATGAGGAGGCCAACCACACAGACAACAGTGTAAACTCAGATACACAAGAGGGATCAGTTGTAG ATGCAATGACTGATTTAGACATACAGGAACTCGCCAATCTTACTGCTGGGGATGCAGATGCAGACAATTTTGAACGGCTCTTTACTAAATTAAAAGAGATGAAAG ATAAAGCTTCATCATTACCACATGAGCAAAGAAAAGTTCATGCTGAAAAG GTGGCAAAAGCCTTTTGGATGGCCATTGGTGGGGAAGAAGATGAAATAGATGGATTATCTTCAGGTGAAGACAGTTAG